Within the Hypericibacter adhaerens genome, the region GCGCTCCGTCCTGAAGCGGCTGGTTTCCAGGCACTCCCCGACGACGACCCGGAAGGTCGGGCGCCGTGCCGGCACGGTCCACCAACGCTCACCCTTGCGCAAGGTCGGCGGCGTGCAGGTGATCACGACCGGCAGGATCTCCGCTTGCGTCAGCGTGGCGATGTTGGCGAAGCCACGGTGAAACCGCGGCAGGACCCCCGGGCTGCTGCGCGTGCCTTCGGGAAAGACGATAATGTTGGCCCCTTCGTCAAGCGCCTGGCGGCAGGCGCCGATCAAGGCCGGACCCTCCAGGTCGTTGCGGATATATTCCGCGCGGCGCATGAGGCCGCCGAGATAGCGATTGTCCCAGAGCTCATGCTTGACGATGCATTGCGCGTTGGGCGTGAGCGCCATGAGCATGACCACGTCGAGCAGCGACGGGTGGTTGGCGATGACCAGCCGGCCGCGCGAGCCATCGAGCTTGGCGCGCCCCTCGATCTGCAGCCGGATCAACCCCAGGCGCTGCAGCATGGCGAGATAGAAGCGGAAGACCGCCTGGATCACGCGCTGCGTGCGCTGGCGGCGATGATGGGGCGACAAGGCCAGCACCGGAAACAGCAGGGCTGCCAGGACGCTGCCGCCCAGGAAAAAGCAGGCGAACGCGAAGCCGGTCGCAAGCTGGCGATAGAGGCGATCAAGCCGCTTCCGCAAGACGCCTCCAATGCCATTGCCGGCGGGCACCGCGCCACGAGGTCTGGGGTTGTTCCGTCAGCAGGAAGCGCAGAAAGGCCAGGCCCGGCGATTCCGGCGGCGGCGCGCCTTCGTCGGCCGTGCCCGTGCCGAGCAGGAAGCTTTCGCCCTGCTCCGACGACAGCGAGAGGGCCATCGCCAGTGTCGGTCCCGCCTCGGTGTCGAACCGGTCGAAGGGCGATGGCAGCGGCTCGTCGTAGTAAACCAGGACCACCGGCTCCGCCGGCCGCTCCTGCAGGCAGGCGACCGCCTCGATGAATCCGGATTCGAAACTCT harbors:
- a CDS encoding lysophospholipid acyltransferase family protein, producing MRKRLDRLYRQLATGFAFACFFLGGSVLAALLFPVLALSPHHRRQRTQRVIQAVFRFYLAMLQRLGLIRLQIEGRAKLDGSRGRLVIANHPSLLDVVMLMALTPNAQCIVKHELWDNRYLGGLMRRAEYIRNDLEGPALIGACRQALDEGANIIVFPEGTRSSPGVLPRFHRGFANIATLTQAEILPVVITCTPPTLRKGERWWTVPARRPTFRVVVGECLETSRFRTERHRSVDSRRLVAQMEAYYAERLANV